The following proteins are encoded in a genomic region of Drosophila willistoni isolate 14030-0811.24 chromosome 3R, UCI_dwil_1.1, whole genome shotgun sequence:
- the LOC111519155 gene encoding uncharacterized protein LOC111519155, with protein sequence MKASQIFYISAALLTWLLEASYVKLTNAVCESYNKSWVLINNCRLKAVERRKTVLNINITLLYPANDIRLHIQLMKKANGYKPWLVNYTIDACQFMRRRNHPVVIIFHNLIKNVSTVNHTCPYQGVQLLKDFYRVDDLPLAMVGGEYVLLLTWIMNKRSQFMTNVYFSFEE encoded by the exons ATGAAAGCTAGtcaaattttctatatatctGCCGCTCTATTAACCTGGTTATTG GAGGCCAGCTATGTGAAATTAACAAATGCCGTTTGCGAGTCATACAATAAATCTTGGGTTTTAATCAACAATTGCCGTCTAAAGGCTGTGGAACGTCGAAAGACGGTATTAAACATTAATATCACTCTCTTATACCCAGCAAATGATATACGACTGCATATTCAGTTAATGAAAAAGGCAAATGGATATAAACCATGGCTGGTTAACTACACAATTGATGCCTGCCAGTTTATGCGTAGACGTAATCATCCTGTGGTCATCATATTCCACAATCTCATCAAAAATGTATCCACCGTCAATCATACCTGTCCCTATCAG GGTGTACAGTTGTTAAAGGACTTTTATCGTGTTGATGATTTACCACTAGCAATGGTGGGAGGTGAGTACGTTTTGCTCTTAACATGGATAATGAATAAAAGATCTCAATTCATGACAAATGTCTATTTTTCCTTCGAGGAGTGA
- the LOC6648160 gene encoding DNA polymerase epsilon catalytic subunit 1 — protein MSEPKVLQNTGKFVSETRAEGDDFFNEAGYRQSRENDKIDSKYGFDRVKDSLERTGYLINMHANEVLDEDRRLTAALDLFFIQMDGSRFKCTVAYKPYLLVRPEDNMHLEVARFLGRKYSGQIASLEHITKEDLDLPNHLAGLKQHYLKLSFLNQTTMTKVRRELLAAVRRNTERQKSNTYYMQMLASSLAQSSANTEDGSGKRQLDYFDCITDIREHDVPYHVRVSIDLRIFCGQWYNIRCRSGVEMPTITCRPDILDRPEPVVLAFDIETTKLPLKFPDAQTDQIMMISYMIDGQGYLITNREIISSNVEDFEYTPKPEFEGHFIIFNEENEMQLLQKFFDHIMEVRPHIVVTYNGDFFDWPFVETRAAVYDLDMKQEIGFSKVRDGNYLSRPSIHMDCLCWVKRDSYLPVGSQGLKAVAKAKLRYDPVELDPEDMCRMAVEQPQVLSNYSVSDAVATYYLYMKYVHPFIFALNTIIPMEPDEILRKGSGTLCETLLMVEAYHANIVYPNKHMSELNKLSNEGHVLDSETYVGGHVEALESGVFRADIPCRFRLDPNMVKQLMDQVDAVLHHAIVVEEGIPLDKVTNLAETKQEIIQALQGLHDIPQRLEQPVIYHLDVGAMYPNIILTNRLQPSAMVTDLDCAACDFNKPGVRCKRSMDWLWRGEMLPASRNEFQRIQQQLETEKFPPLFPGGPTRAFHELSKEDQAAYEKKRLSDYCRKAYKKTKITKLETRNSTICQKENSFYVDTVRAFRDRRYEYKGLTKVAKASVTAAVASGDASEIKAAKGREVLYDSLQLAHKCILNSFYGYVMRRGARWHSMPMAGIVCLTGSNIITKAREIIERVGRPLELDTDGIWCILPGSFPQEFTIHTTHEKKKKINISYPNAVLNTMVKDHFTNDQYHELKPSAGDGEPPAYELREENSIFFEVDGPYLAMVLPAAKEEGKKLKKRYAVFNFDGSLAELKGFEVKRRGELQLIKNFQSSVFEAFLAGSTLEECYASVAKVADYWLDVLYSRGSNLPDSELFELISENKSMSKKLEEYGAQKSTSISTAKRLAEFLGEQMVKDAGLACKYIISKKPEGAPVTERAIPLAIFQSEQSVRRHHLRRWLKDNTMGDADIRDVLDWNYYIERLGGTIQKIITIPAALQGLANPVPRVQHPDWLHKKMLEKNDVLKQRRINEMFTSRPKPKPAMERHEDKDLDMEDLAGKDGPEDGLAAGRPVVTKRKRVQLNDEDEESSAAATTWRQALGAPPPIGETRKTIVEWVKFQKRKWAWQQEQRDRCRQAQKRQRAGAGGNEEASSSAMARSGPSAATLGGFLRRAQRSLLDQPWQILQLVPVDDLGHFTVWALIGEELHRIKLTVPRIFYVNQRSAAPPEEGQLWRKVNRVLPRSRPVYNLYRYSVPEQVFRDNSLGMLADLATPDIEGIYETQMTLEFRALMDMGCICGVQRDESRRLAMLPTKDLESFSIEQLEQRPQSHIKYLQYAGSRMRKIYLYQHNIPTAKKEIWALFVMPSKKAYIFALDTVRTNQMPNMRQLYTAERLALLKNLSQETEQAKIPSEDFTFEVIIEVDVKQIHRQIQRVLTAYKQEHSGPTMLCLQTAIEARKMSNSMPMLLEFPQSQIHISDDASLLSGLDWQRQGSRAVIRHFLNLNNVLDLMLDQCRYFHVPIGNMPPDTVLFGADLFFARLLQRHNFVLWWSASTRPDLGGREADDSRLLAEFEETISVVQNKAGFYGDVCVELALDSLAVSALLQSNKIQEMEGASSAITFDVMPQASLEEMIGTVPAATLPSYDETALCSAAFRVMRSMVNGWLREVSINRNIFSDFQIVHFYRWVRSSNALLYDPALRRSLNNLMRKMFLRIIAEFKRLGATIVYADFNRIILSSGKKSVSDALGYVDYIVQSLRNKEMFHSIQLSFEQCWNFMLWLDQANFSGIRGKLPKGIDETVSSIVSTTMRTAAADADEVDNNDDDDDEDDDNAENRDPDLQVVEDQEQEEEELSLELNWTIGEHLPEENECREKFESLLTLFMQSLSERKTTEQAIKDISHCAFDYVLKLHKNYGKGKPSPGLELIRTMVKVLSVDKTLAEQINELRKNMLRLVGIGEFSDLAEWTDPCDSYIINEVICKACNHCRDLDLCKDKHRAMKDGIPVWLCAQCYVAYDNEEIEMRMIDVLQRKLMSYVLQDLRCARCNEIKRENLAEFCTCAGNFVPLISGKDIKSLLSTFSKVASNHKMQLLQETVQQALKTPR, from the exons ATGTCCGAGCCTAAAGTGCTTCAGAATACAGGAAAGTTTGTGAGTGAAACTCGAGCCGAGGG AGATGACTTCTTCAATGAAGCTGGTTACCGACAGTCGCGGGAGAATGATAAAATTGATTCCAAGTATGGATTCGACAGGGTCAAGGATAGCCTGGAACGGACCGGCTACTTGATCAACATGCATGCG AACGAAGTCCTGGACGAGGATCGCCGATTGACGGCTGCTCTGGATCTATTCTTCATTCAAATGGATGGCTCTCGCTTCAAGTGTACAGTGGCGTATAAACCATATCTGTTGGTGCGACCCGAGGATAATATGCATTTGGAAGTGGCCCGTTTTCTGGGGCGCAAATATTCTGGCCAGATCGCTAGTCTGGAGCATATAACCAAAGAAGATCTGGATTTGCCCAATCATTTGGCGGGCCTGAAACAGCATTATTTAAAACTCTCTTTCCTAAATCAAACCACCATGACCAAGGTGAGGCGAGAATTGCTGGCTGCAGTGCGTCGGAATACGGAACGTCAAAAGTCCAATACATACTATATGCAAATGCTGGCCTCATCGCTGGCCCAGTCCTCCGCCAATACAGAAGATGGATCAGGGAAGCGGCAACTCGACTATTTCGACTGCATCACAGATATACGGGAGCATGATGTACCCTACCATGTGCGTGTGTCAATTGATTTGCGAATCTTTTGCGGCCAATGGTACAACATTCGTTGCCGCAGTGGTGTCGAGATGCCTACGATCACATGTCGGCCGGATATACTCGATAGACCGGAGCCCGTGGTCCTGGCCTTTGATATTGAGACAACGAAATTGCCATTGAAATTCCCCGATGCCCAGACCGATCAGATTATGATGATCTCGTATATGATCGATGGCCAGGGTTATCTTATAACGAATCGTGAGATAATTTCATCCAATGTGGAGGACTTTGAGTACACTCCCAAACCGGAATTTGAGGGTcattttataatattcaacGAGGAGAACGAGATGCAATTGCTGCAGAAATTCTTTGATCACATTATGGAGGTTCGTCCGCATATTGTGGTTACCTACAACGGGGATTTCTTCGATTGGCCATTTGTCGAGACACGAGCGGCTGTCTATGATCTGGATATGAAGCAGGAGATTGGCTTTTCTAAGGTGCGGGATGGCAACTACTTGAGTCGTCCCTCCATTCACATGGATTGCCTGTGCTGGGTGAAGCGTGATTCCTATTTGCCAGTGGGATCGCAGGGTCTAAAGGCGGTGGCTAAGGCCAAATTGCGCTACGATCCAGTTGAACTGGATCCCGAGGACATGTGTCGCATGGCTGTGGAGCAGCCGCAGGTCTTATCCAACTATTCCGTGTCGGATGCAGTGGCAACCTACTATCTATATATGAAATACGTTCATCCCTTTATCTTTGCCCTAAACACTATTATTCCCATGGAACCGGATGAGATTTTGCGAAAAGGTTCCGGCACTCTATGTGAGACTCTACTGATGGTTGAGGCGTATCATGCGAATATCGTGTATCCCAATAAGCACATGAGTGAGCTAAATAAGCTCTCCAATGAGGGTCATGTCCTCGACTCGGAAACCTATGTGGGCGGTCATGTGGAAGCTCTCGAATCGGGTGTTTTTCGGGCGGATATACCCTGTCGCTTTCGTCTGGATCCGAACATGGTGAAGCAGCTAATGGATCAAGTTGATGCCGTGCTCCATCATGCCATTGTGGTGGAGGAGGGCATTCCACTGGATAAAGTCACCAATTTGGCCGAGACTAAACAAGAGATCATTCAGGCTTTGCAGGGACTTCATGATATACCCCAACGACTGGAGCAACCGGTTATCTATCATTTGGATGTAGGCGCTATGTACCCAAATATTATTCTAACTAATCGTCTGCAACCTTCGGCCATGGTGACAGATCTGGATTGCGCTGCCTGCGATTTCAATAAGCCTGGTGTACGATGTAAGCGTTCCATGGACTGGTTATGGCGTGGTGAGATGTTGCCTGCTTCGCGCAATGAATTCCAACGCATCCAACAACAATTGGAGACTGAGAAATTTCCACCTCTATTCCCGGGTGGACCAACCCGAGCATTTCACGAGCTCTCCAAGGAGGATCAGGCTGCCTACGAGAAGAAACGTCTATCGGACTATTGCCGCAAGGCGTACAAAAAGACGAAAATCACAAAACTCGAGACACGCAACTCGACCATTTGCCAGAAGGAGAACAGTTTCTATGTGGACACGGTGCGTGCGTTTCGTGATCGTCGCTACGAGTACAAGGGACTGACCAAAGTGGCCAAGGCTTCGGTAACAGCGGCCGTGGCTTCGGGAGATGCCTCCGAGATTAAGGCGGCAAAGGGACGCGAAGTACTCTACGATTCGCTGCAGTTGGCCCACAAGTGTATTCTTAATTCCTTCTATGGCTATGTGATGCGTCGTGGAGCTCGTTGGCATTCCATGCCTATGGCCGGAATAGTTTGTCTAACTGGATCGAATATTATTACCAAAGCTCGAGAGATTATTGAGCGAGTAGGTCGGCCATTGGAATTGGATACTGATGGTATTTGGTGCATATTGCCTGGATCATTTCCCCAGGAATTCACCATACATACCACTCatgagaagaagaagaagattaACATTTCTTATCCGAATGCGGTGCTCAATACCATGGTCAAGGATCATTTTACCAACGATCAATATCACGAATTGAAACCATCTGCTGGTGATGGTGAACCTCCCGCCTATGAGTTGCGCGAAGAGAATTCCATTTTCTTTGAAGTAGACGGTCCATATTTGGCCATGGTTCTACCCGCCGCCAAGGAGGAGGGCAAGAAGCTAAAGAAACGTTATGCCGTCTTCAATTTCGATGGATCACTCGCAGAATTGAAGGGTTTCGAGGTGAAACGTCGCGGCGAACTGcagctgatcaagaattttcAGAGTTCCGTGTTCGAAGCGTTTCTGGCAGGTAGCACTCTGGAGGAATGCTATGCTTCGGTGGCCAAGGTGGCTGACTATTGGCTAGATGTCCTCTACAGTCGTGGTTCGAATTTGCCAGACTCCGAGCTCTTCGAATTGATATCGGAGAACAAATCCATGTCGAAGAAACTAGAAGAGTATGGAGCACAGAAGAGTACATCGATATCAACGGCCAAACGTTTGGCCGAATTCCTGGGTGAACAGATGGTTAAGGATGCCGGCTTGGCCTGCAAGTATATCATATCCAAGAAACCGGAAGGAGCTCCAGTTACCGAAAGAGCCATACCATTGGCTATCTTTCAGTCGGAGCAGAGTGTACGACGCCATCATCTGAGACGTTGGCTTAAGGACAACACCATGGGTGATGCGGATATACGAGATGTGCTCGATTGGAACTACTATATCGAGCGTTTGGGTGGAACTATTCAAAAAATCATCACCATTCCCGCTGCCCTGCAAGGCTTGGCCAATCCTGTGCCGCGGGTCCAGCATCCAGATTGGCTGCACAAGAAAATGCTCGAAAAGAACGATGTTCTCAAGCAGAGGCGCATTAATGAGATGTTCACCAGCAGACCGAAACCAAAACCGGCTATGGAAAGGCATGAGGATAAGGACTTAGATATGGAGGATTTGGCTGGCAAGGATGGTCCCGAGGATGGACTGGCGGCTGGTAGGCCAGTGGTTACCAAGCGCAAGAGAGTCCAGCTTAATGACGAGGATGAGGAATCTTCTGCCGCTGCTACAACTTGGCGTCAGGCCTTAGGTGCTCCACCCCCAATCGGTGAGACGCGCAAAACAATTGTCGAATGGGTGAAATTCCAGAAACGTAAATGGGCGTGGCAGCAGGAGCAACGTGATCGCTGCCGTCAAGCGCAAAAACGTCAACGAGCTGGAGCCGGCGGAAATGAGGAGGCCTCGTCGTCTGCCATGGCAAGATCGGGACCATCTGCAGCCACTTTAGGTGGCTTCCTGAGACGAGCTCAACGCTCTCTCCTCGATCAGCCATGGCAGATTCTACAGCTAGTGCCAGTCGATGATCTTGGACATTTTACGGTTTGGGCACTAATTGGAGAGGAACTGCATCGCATTAAACTGACCGTGCCCAGAATTTTCTATGTCAATCAACGCAGTGCCGCGCCGCCAGAGGAGGGTCAATTGTGGCGCAAAGTCAATCGGGTGTTGCCCCGATCTCGACCAGTTTACAATCTTTATCGTTACAGTGTGCCGGAGCAAGTGTTTCGCGACAATTCACTGGGCATGTTGGCCGATTTGGCCACTCCCGACATTGAGGGCATCTACGAGACGCAAATGACCCTTGAATTTCGTGCCCTCATGGACATGGGCTGCATTTGTGGAGTGCAGCGGGATGAGTCGCGTCGTCTGGCCATGTTGCCGACCAAAGATCTGGAGAGCTTTAGCATCGAACAGTTGGAGCAACGTCCTCAGTCTCACATAAAGTACCTGCAATATGCCGGCTCGAGAATGCGTAAGATTTATTTGTACCAACATAATATACCCACAGCCAAGAAGGAAATCTGGGCCCTATTCGTCATGCCCAGCAAGAAAGCATATATATTTGCCCTGGACACAGTGCGAACCAATCAGATGCCAAATATGCGGCAACTCTACACGGCGGAACGTCTTGCCCTGCTCAAGAATCTAAGTCAGGAGACCGAGCAGGCGAAAATTCCATCGGAGGACTTTACATTTGAAGTGATCATTGAGGTGGATGTCAAGCAGATTCATCGGCAAATCCAACGTGTGCTCACCGCCTACAAGCAGGAGCATTCGGGACCAACCATGTTGTGCCTGCAAACGGCCATCGAGGCCAGGAAAATGAGTAATTCGATGCCAATGCTCCTGGAATTCCCACAATCTCAAATACACATCTCCGATGATGCGAGTCTGCTTTCTGGCCTGGATTGGCAGCGACAGGGCTCACGTGCCGTAATCCGTCATTTTCTCAACCTGAACAATGTACTGGATCTAATGTTGGATCAATGTCGTTACTTCCATGTACCAATTGGTAACATGCCGCCGGACACGGTGCTCTTTGGGGCCGATTTGTTCTTTGCTCGCCTCCTGCAGCGTCATAACTTCGTTTTGTGGTGGTCGGCCAGTACACGACCCGATCTTGGTGGCCGTGAGGCCGATGACAGTCGTCTGCTAGCCGAATTCGAGGAGACCATCAGTGTGGTGCAGAACAAGGCGGGTTTCTATGGCGATGTGTGCGTAGAATTGGCCCTGGACAGTCTGGCAGTGAGCGCTCTGTTGCAGTCCAATAAAATACAGGAAATGGAGGGAGCCTCCTCGGCCATCACCTTCGATGTGATGCCACAGGCTTCGCTGGAGGAAATGATTGGCACTGTGCCGGCTGCAACTTTGCCCAGCTACGATGAGACCGCCCTCTGTTCGGCAGCCTTTCGTGTAATGCGTTCCATGGTAAATGGTTGGCTACGTGAGGTTTCCATCAATCGGAATATATTCTCTGATTTCCAAATTGTCCATTTCTATCGATGGGTTCGCTCGAGCAACGCTCTTCTCTATGATCCGGCTCTGCGGCGATCCCTCAACAATCTGATGCGAAAGATGTTCTTGAGGATTATAGCCGAATTCAAGCGCCTGGGTGCCACCATAGTCTATGCAGACTTTAATCGTATTATATTGAGTTCAGGCAAGAAATCGGTGTCGGATGCATTGGGATATGTGGATTATATAGTCCAAAGTTTAAGGAACAAGGAAATGTTCCATTCAATACAATTGAGTTTCGAGCAATGCTGGAACTTTATGCTCTGGCTGGATCAGGCCAATTTCTCGGGTATACGGGGAAAACTGCCAAAAGGTATCGATGAGACGGTGTCATCCATAGTTTCCACTACCATGCGAACCGCAGCAGCTGATGCCGATGAGGtggataataatgatgatgatgatgacgaggaTGATGACAATGCAGAAAATAGAGATCCCGACTTGCAAGTGGTAGAGGATCAAGAGCAGGAGGAGGAAGAACTTTCGCTAGAGTTGAATTGGACTATTGGCGAACATTTGCCCGAGGAGAATGAGTGTCGAGAGAAATTTGAATCTCTGCTGACGCTTTTCATGCAATCTTTATCCGAGAGAAAGACCACCGAGCAGGCAATTAAGGATATTTCCCATTGTGCCTTCGATTATGTCCTCAAATTGCACAAGAACTATGGCAAGGGTAAGCCCAGTCCTGGTTTGGAGCTAATACGCACAATGGTCAAGGTGCTTAGTGTGGACAAAACCTTGGCGGAACAGATCAATGAACTGCGCAAGAATATGCTACGATTGGTGGGCATTGGTGAGTTCTCCGATCTGGCCGAATGGACGGATCCCTGTGATAGCTATATCATCAACGAGGTCATCTGCAAGGCCTGCAATCACTGTCGAGATTTAGATTTGTGCAAGGACAAACATCGGGCCATGAAGGATGGCAT TCCTGTGTGGCTGTGCGCCCAGTGTTATGTGGCCTATGACAATGAGGAGATTGAGATGCGAATGATTGATGTGCTTCAGCGTAAATTAATGTCATATGTTCTGCAGGATTTACGTTGTGCCCGCTGCAATGAGATAAAGCGTGAGAATTTGGCAGAGTTTTGCACTTGTGCTGGAAACTTTGTGCCTCTAATTAGTGGCAAGGACATTAAGTCATTGCTAAGCACATTCAGCAAAGTGGCCAGCAATCATAAGATGCAGTTGCTCCAGGAGACAGTACAGCAGGCACTGAAAACACCACGATAG
- the LOC6647937 gene encoding ATP synthase-coupling factor 6, mitochondrial has product MLTQTILNGVRVLRTEARRNIAIVAPALNKASDPIQQLFLDKVRDYKQKSSGGKLVDSNPEIERELKNELERVAKQFGSDGKTDMLKFPEFKFPEVKVDPISQGTA; this is encoded by the exons ATGCTGACACAGACAATTCTGAATGGAGTGCGTGTGCTCCGCACTGAGGCACGCCGCAACATTGCTATTGTGGCACCAGCCCTGAACAAGGCATCCGATCCCATCCAGCAATTGTTTTTGGACAAGGTTCGCGACTACAAGCAGAAGAGTTC TGGTGGCAAATTGGTTGACTCCAATCCAGAAATCGAGCGTGAGCTGAAGAACGAACTGGAGCGCGTGGCCAAGCAATTTGGCAGCGATGGCAAGACCGATATGCTGAAATTCCCCGAATTCAAGTTCCCCGAAGTCAAGGTTGATCCAATTAGCCAGGGCACCGCATAA
- the LOC6647936 gene encoding uncharacterized protein LOC6647936 has protein sequence MDEVLKEGKCVLCANRAELTCQRCGDFYCSTNCQRRDWQRHRYICFPMPALVYPQAFSVHHIERRKPDPETVPLQIDADKNNIRPEGIIESQVSPTVRLQVISDKDDDLKSVSSNSDSVSNNILKKTKNTASPPKMTMPASHSVFYVNGFRSPNRCFIREASEKTDKAHASLLEKVNTLANNLPKLCRPKYQYALAVYNGKLQRVEVLSGTNSLRVLFLDMGVIEVRQANTVFEINDEIMSLPCYTQQVQLKGVSNYRMHNNVKQFLTQFEGKRFVGVYDNNNYNQMELFHAETKNSLNEEIKVFCANEDVYDLFEGKTQGKNDNKEKIQQLTEKTEPNDDIASDDNNPIEVQIVKAKANDTKTISQLTSTPKDSLKETQEAEPIKEIQIDEADDDKVDLIVTKEKVIEVQINEKEIASNKKSSSSKDITTCSDKPSTSKGVSKSSNEPVLIAPFKTLRFESNTLEVFIVDNSAINHGVFGAFDKAHGKMFTDLQAILDKFVDSEPYEPVLKEYVIVKSDGCWCRAKVTQIDPPYYKVRLLEFTNMEKVTSLSIRRYPLHLDAPCVTNLCIMDGVSSLTLNQTQKAHLAETFKVNNVVGIDGVTYRHDMAMVQCKKVLEKLREMIGK, from the exons ATGGAT GAAGTGTTAAAGGAAGGCAAATGTGTTTTATGCGCGAATCGAGCGGAACTAACTTGTCAGAGATGTGGAGATTTTTATTGTTCAACCAATTGCCAGCGCAGGGATTGGCAAAGACATCGTTATATATGCTTCCCAATGCCAGCTCTGGTCTATCCTCAAGCATTTTCAGTGCACCATATTGAGAGAAGGAAGCCCGACCCCGAGACTGTGCCCCTACAAATTGATGCCGATAAGAATAACATAAGGCCAGAGGGCATTATAGAGTCTCAAGTTTCTCCAACTGTGCGACTTCAAGTGATTAGCGATAAAGATGATGATTTAAAGAGTGTATCCAGCAATAGCGACAGCGTCTCCAATAACAtcttaaagaaaacaaaaaacactgcTTCACCACCAAAAATGACGATGCCGGCAAGCCACAGTGTTTTCTATGTTAATGGTTTTCGGTCCCCGAATCGTTGCTTCATTCGCGAGGCCAGCGAAAAGACAGATAAGGCACATGCGAGTCTCTTGGAGAag GTCAATACGCTGGCCAACAATTTGCCAAAGCTATGCAGGCCAAAATATCAATATGCGCTTGCCGTCTATAATGGCAAATTACAACGTGTCGAAGTTTTGTCCGGTACCAATTCATTGCGAGTCCTGTTCTTGGACATGGGTGTAATTGAGGTGCGACAGGCAAATACAGTGTTCGAAATCAACGATGAGATAATGTCCTTGCCGTGCTACACACAACAAGTTCAACTTAAAGGTGTTTCCAATTATAGGATGCACAATAATGTTAAACAATTCCTTACACAATTTGAGGGAAAACGATTTGTTGGCGTTTACGACAATAATAACTATAACCAGATGGAATTGTTCCATGCAGAGACTAAGAATTCACTGAATGAAGAAATCAAAGTGTTCTGTGCCAATGAAGATGTATATGATTTATTTGAAGGAAAGACACAAGGCAAAAATGATAATAAAGAGAAGATTCAACAGTTGACTGAGAAAACTGAACCTAACGATGATATAGCATCCGACGACAATAATCCGATTGAAGTCCAAATTGTTAAAGCAAAAGCTAATGACACTAAAACTATAAGCCAACTAACCTCAACGCCAAAGGATTCACTCAAGGAAACACAGGAGGCTGAGCCCATTAAAGAGATTCAAATTGATGAGGCTGATGATGATAAAGTGGATTTAATAGTTACCAAAGAAAAAGTAATTGAAGTACAGATAAACGAGAAAGAAATTGCTTCAAATAAAAAGTCATCCTCAAGCAAGGATATTACCACATGCAGTGACAAACCATCAACAAGCAAAGGTGTTAGCAAATCAAGCAATGAACCAGTTTTAATTGCA CCCTTTAAGACACTTCGATTTGAGTCAAATACTCTGGAAGTTTTCATTGTGGACAATTCGGCCATTAATCACGGCGTTTTTGGGGCCTTTGACAAAGCTCATGGTAAAATGTTTACAGACTTGCAGGCAATACTCGACAAGTTCGTTGATTCAGAGCCCTATGAACCTGT ACTTAAGGAATATGTAATTGTAAAAAGTGACGGTTGTTGGTGTCGTGCGAAAGTAACACAAATCGATCCACCTTATTATAAGGTCAGACTCTTGGAGTTTACCAATATGGAGAAGGTCACATCGCTGTCTATACGTCGATATCCTTTACATTTAGATGCTCCTTGTGTAACTAATTTATGCATAATGGACG gCGTTTCTTCCCTTACGCTGAATCAAACGCAAAAGGCACACTTAGCTGAAACCTTTAAAGTCAATAATGTGGTGGGTATTGATGGTGTTACTTATCGGCATGATATGGCTATGGTTCAGTGTAAAAAGGTACTTGAAAAATTGCGGGAAATGATAGGAAAATAA
- the LOC6647935 gene encoding U3 small nucleolar ribonucleoprotein protein IMP4 codes for MLRKQARQRREYLYTKARDERVQAKKKLQESIENNIKTNKPVSSANITKGFTVYNSLKYDIKGGENAAVNDEYTYAGCEDPKIMLTTSHDPSSRLKIFMKELRLIFPNAQQMNRGKYKLSTLMHACRANNVTDFIIVHEHRGVPDGLVVCHLPYGPTAFFNISDVVMRHDIPDIGKMSEQKPHLIFNNFKSTIGLRTVQILKHLFPVPKENSQRVITFLNHNDSIIFRHHQYKYVNRELELKEVGPRFQLKLYQIKLGTLENIKAADSEWVNRPYLNTSVKNKIFSNDSGIPNKESTD; via the exons aTGCTCCGAAAACAAGCCAGACAGCGAAGAGAATATTTATATACTAAGGCGCGAGATGAACGCGTTCAAGCAAAGAAGAAGCTTCAAGAAAGCattgaaaataatataaaaactaataaaCCGGTCAGTTCTGCAAATATAACCAAAGGCTTCACTGTGTACAATTCGCTGAAGTATGATATTAAAG GCGGAGAAAACGCAGCTGTTAATGATGAGTATACATACGCTGGTTGTGAAGACCCAAAAATCATGTTAACCACATCGCACGATCCCTCATCGCGATTGAAAATCTTTATGAAAGAACTTCGCCTGATTTTTCCCAATGCCCAGCAGATGAACAGAGGCAAATACAAATTGAGCACCCTGATGCATGCTTGCCGTGCCAACAATGTGACGGACTTTATAATTGTACATGAGCACCGTGGTGTACCGGATGGCCTCGTAGTTTGTCACCTTCCCTATGGACCCACTGCATTTTTCAATATATCTGATGTTGTGATGCGGCATGATATTCCTGATATTGGCAAAATGAGCGAGCAAAAGCctcatttaatatttaacaatttcaaGAGCACCATTGGCTTAAGAACTGTCCAAATACTGAAACACTTATTTCCGGTGCCAAAGGAAAATTCTCAAAGAGTAATCACTTTCTTAAATCACAATGATTCGATTATATTCCGACACCATCAATATAAATACGTAAATAGAGAATTGGAGCTTAAAGAAGTTGGACCGAGATTTCAATTGAAGCTATATCAAATTAAACTGGGAACATTGGAGAATATTAAAGCAGCCGATTCCGAATGGGTTAATCGTCCATATTTGAATACAtctgtaaaaaacaaaatattttctaacGATTCTGGCATTCCAAATAAGGAGTCGACggattaa
- the LOC6647934 gene encoding mitochondrial import inner membrane translocase subunit Tim17-B — protein sequence MEEYAREPCPFRIVDDCGGAFAMGCIGGGVFQAIKGFRNAPSGMNRRLLGSLTAIKTRSPVIAGNFAVWGGMFSTIDCTLVHFRKKEDPWNSIISGAATGGILAARNGVPAMAGSAIIGGVLLALIEGVGILFTRISADQFRNPSPPTEDPAALGDPVNNFSFGGTPNQKQYQ from the exons ATGGAGGAATATGCGAGAGAACCGTGTCCTTTTCGGATTGTTGATGATTGTGGCGGTGCGTTTGCCATGGGCTGTATAGGTGGCGGTGTTTTTCAAGCAATTAAAGGATTCCGCAATGCTCCATCCGGCATGAACAGACGATTG ctTGGAAGCTTAACTGCAATTAAAACCCGCTCACCGGTTATCGCTGGAAACTTCGCAGTTTGGGGTGGCATGTTCAGTACCATTGACTGCACCCTTGTTCATTTTAGGAAAAAGGAAGATCCATGGAATTCTATTATAAGCGGAGCTGCTACTGGAGGAATTTTGGCTGCAAGAAATG GTGTTCCTGCAATGGCTGGTAGTGCAATAATTGGGGGGGTTCTTTTGGCGCTTATCGAAGGCGTTGGAATTTTATTCACTCGAATTTCTGCTGATCAATTCCGAAACCCAAGCCCACCTACAGAAGATCCAGCTGCTCTGGGTGACCCAGTGAATAATTTTTCCTTTGGGGGGacaccaaaccaaaaacagtaccagtaa